In one Meles meles chromosome 17, mMelMel3.1 paternal haplotype, whole genome shotgun sequence genomic region, the following are encoded:
- the RAB13 gene encoding ras-related protein Rab-13 isoform X1 codes for MGIILVYDITDEKSFENIQNWMKSIKENASAGVERLLLGNKCDMEAKRKVQKERAVKLAREHGIRFFETSAKSSTNVDEAFSSLARDILHKSGGRRPGNSHKAPGADLTPCDKKNTSKCSLG; via the exons ATG GGCATTATCCTAGTATATGACATCACAGATGAGAAATCCTTCGAGAATATTCAGAACTGGATGAAAAGCATCAAAGAG AACGCCTCAGCCGGGGTGGAGCGCCTGCTGCTGGGCAACAAGTGCGACATGGAGGCCAAGAGGAAGGTGCAGAAGGAGCGCGCTGTGAAG CTGGCTCGCGAGCATGGGATCCGATTCTTCGAGACCAGTGCTAAGTCCAGCACGAATGTGGACGAG GCTTTCAGTTCCCTGGCCCGGGACATCTTGCACAAGTCAGGAGGCCGGAGACCG GGCAACAGCCACAAGGCCCCCGGCGCTGACCTGACACCTTGTGACAAGAAGAACACCAGCAAGTGCTCCCTCGGCTGA